A single window of Coffea eugenioides isolate CCC68of chromosome 7, Ceug_1.0, whole genome shotgun sequence DNA harbors:
- the LOC113777987 gene encoding GDSL esterase/lipase At4g26790-like, with product MENSWLKDLGLIIAADFGSAEVPAIFIFGDSTADVGTNNYLKLELTTVIMELITLTRNQLGDSASNGFNTIDLVVRQLGDFEESPPAFLYLTNVVPLGKQIEQFATVRGNMTELLGEAKTESLLANSLLYIIRVGSNDLLEYVRYDFKNKSFALHRLALSILRINSRPFVKLQLFTRWSEVFAWKCVRHSHGYLLSAILFHMKPAAGQEPFNGEDKCTPQSKLCQKRKDFFFWDWYHPTQNVSYLAANKLVYGGEADEYVTPINFNQLASI from the exons ATGGAAAACAGCTGGTTGAAAGATTTGG GGTTGATTATTGCAGCTGATTTCGGCAGTGCAGAAGTGCCAGCCATTTTTATCTTTGGTGATTCAACTGCTGATGTTGGGACTAACAATTATTTAAAGCTGGAGCTGACAACCGTTATTATGGAATTGATTACCCTCACTCGAAACCAACTGGGAGATTCAGCCAGCAATGGCTTTAACACAATTGATTTAGTTG TGAGGCAATTGGGTGATTTCGAGGAGAGCCCGCCAGCTTTTCTCTATCTG ACAAATGTTGTCCCTCTAGGGAAACAAATTGAACAATTCGCAACAGTTCGTGGAAATATGACGGAGTTGCTAGGTGAAGCAAAAACTGAATCTCTGCTGGCTAACTCCTTGTTGTACATCATAAGGGTGGGAAGCAATGATCTGCTTGAATATGTTCGCTACGACTTCAAGAACAAATCATTTGCTCTTCACCGCCTTGCTCTAAGTATTCTACGCATCAACTCTCGACCTTTTGTGAAACTTCAGCTCTTCACTCGGTGGAGTGAAGTTTTCGCTTGGAAATGCGTACGACATAGCCACGGATATCTATTATCGGCAATCCTCTTTCACATG AAGCCTGCTGCGGGACAGGAGCCCTTCAATGGAGAAGACAAATGCACCCCGCAATCCAAGCTTTGCCAGAAGCGAAAAGATTTCTTCTTCTGGGACTGGTATCATCCCACTCAAAATGTTTCTTATTTGGCGGCCAATAAACTAGTTTATGGAGGAGAGGCTGATGAGTATGTTACCCCTATCAACTTCAATCAGCTGGCTTCTATATAG
- the LOC113778098 gene encoding GPI mannosyltransferase 1, with product MVAINFRSLLLFSAFLRIFLIMYGEWQDNHMDVRYTDVDYLVFSDAASLMASGRSPYERSTYRYSPLIAFFLIPNSFIHPSWGKFLFSASDLLVGLFIHAILKLRGVPEKLCTYASMVWLFNPFTFTIGTRGNCEPIVCAMILWIIHCLMNGNVCQAAVWYGLVVHLRIYPIIYALPIILMLDPLCFKFGKKPNLISWVPGGKQFSQSSFSTKVTDQNSIWLIVTSLFTWRRIVFGLLSGFMFFICTGFAFYLYGWQFLHEALLYHLTRTDPRHNFSIYFYHLYLHYEREFTTTEKLISFLPQIIVQLVLIFQFSQDFPFCFFVQTLAFVAFNKVMTAQYFVWFFCLLPLILPWSNMKLKWKGLASTLLWMGAQTHWLMWGYLLEFKGKNVFMQLWLASVLFLAANTFVLISIIRHHRYSSVFRRVELAASEKPGKSD from the exons ATGGTGGCAATTAATTTTCGCTCGTTGCTCCTGTTCTCGGCATTTCTTCGTATCTTTTTAATTATGTATGGAGAATGGCAAGACAACCATATGGATGTTAGATACACTGATGTTGACTACCTTGTCTTCTCTGATGCTGCTTCTTTAATGGCATCGGGAAGGTCTCCGTATGAAAGATCGACATATCGCTATTCACCTCTCATAGCATTTTTCCTTATCCCGAATTCCTTTATACATCCTTCATGGGGAAAGTTTCTCTTCTCAGCTTCAG ATCTACTTGTCGGTTTGTTTATACATGCCATTTTGAAGCTACGTGGGGTTCCTGAAAAACTGTGCACCTATGCAAGCATGGTATGGCTTTTTAACCCATTCACCTTTACCATTGGAACTCGTGGGAACTGTGAGCCCATTGTTTGTGCCATGATCCTGTGGATCATTCACTGTCTCATGAATG GTAACGTATGTCAAGCTGCAGTCTGGTATGGACTTGTTGTCCACCTGAGAATCTATCCCATAATTTATGCACTTCCAATAATCTTGATGCTTGATCCTCTTTGCTTCAAATTTGGGAAGAAGCCTAACCTTATATCTTGGGTTCCTGGGGGAAAACAGTTCTCCCAGAGCTCATTCAGCACCAAAGTTACTGATCAAAACTCTATTTGGTTAATTGTGACGAGTTTGTTTACATGGAGGAGAATTGTCTTTGGTCTGCTTTCTGGATTTATGTTCTTCATCTGTACTGGATTTGCTTTTTATTTGTATGGCTGGCAGTTCTTGCATGAAGCACTGCTATATCATCTCACACGCACAGACCCAAGACACAACTTCTCTATATACTTTTACCATCTATATCTCCATTATGAACGTGAATTTACTACCACGGAAAAGCTCATTTCATTTCTTCCCCAAATTATAGTGCAGTTGGTActcattttccaattttcacAGGATTTTCCATTCTGTTTCTTTGTCCAGACACTTGCTTTTGTGGCATTCAATAAG GTCATGACAGCACAATACTTTGTCTGGTTCTTCTGTCTGTTGCCTCTCATATTGCCATGGAGTAATATGAAGCTTAAATGGAAAGGCTTAGCCAGCACTCTGTTGTGGATGGGAGCTCAAACCCATTGGCTGATGTGGGGTTACTTGCTTGAGTTCAAAGGCAAGAACGTCTTCATGCAGCTCTGGTTGGCGAGTGTGTTGTTCTTGGCTGCTAATACTTTTGTTCTAATCAGCATCATTCGCCACCATAGATACTCTTCCGTATTCAGACGAGTGGAGCTTGCAGCTTCTGAAAAACCTGGAAAGAGCGATTGA
- the LOC113777986 gene encoding uncharacterized protein LOC113777986: MRDSIVSAAKHYTSTSIDIVGLYPGGSPSRNSRWPRPNPGQRGGLEIVFNQQ; this comes from the exons ATGCGTGATAGCATCGTATCAGCAGCTAAGCACTATACTTCGACTTCAATCGA TATTGTAGGGCTTTACCCCGGAGGGAGCCCTTCCAGAAATTCTCGATGGCCTAGGCCAAACCCAGGCCAAAGAGGGGGTTTGGAAATAGTTTTCAACCAGCAATAG
- the LOC113778054 gene encoding ganglioside-induced differentiation-associated protein 2, translating to MPLEIDQAVEHIQHLNLFEIRGRDNDQRKILRIVGKYFPAKVVSVESVKKYLEKYIFPELEEEPFSIVYFNARVEKKENFPGISALKSINDAIPVNVRNNLQAVYFVHPGLHSRLFLATFGRFIFTGGLYGKFKYISWLTYLRQHVRRNQIEIPEFVQDHDRHLELRPTIEYCLEIEHPRPRCSLIQSDSAFDVYSMRCIA from the exons atgccTCTAGAAATCGATCAAGCTGTGGAACACATCCAACACCTCAACCTCTTCGAGATCCGCGGACGGGATAATGACCAGCGCAAAATCCTCCGCATCGTCGGCAAATACTTCCCTG CTAAGGTTGTGAGTGTTGAAAGCGTGAAAAAGTACTTGGAGAAGTATATCTTTCCTGAGCTGGAAGAGGAGCCCTTCTCCATCGTGTATTTCAACGCCCGAGTGGAGAAAAAAGAGAACTTCCCCGGAATCTCTGCTCTCAAATCAATCAACGACGCTATTCCGGTCAACGTTCGGAATAATCTTCAGGCCGTTTATTTCGTCCATCCTGGCCTTCACTCCAGGCTCTTCCTCGCCACCTTCGGCCGCTTCATCTTCACCGGAGG GTTGTATGGGAAATTCAAGTACATAAGTTGGCTGACTTATCTCCGGCAACATGTGAGGCGGAATCAAATTGAGATCCCTGAATTTGTTCAAGATCATGATCGACACTTGGAGCTCCGTCCGACGATTGAATATTGTCTGGAGATTGAGCATCCGAGGCCCCGTTGTTCTCTCATCCAATCCGATTCTGCTTTCGATGTTTACTCCATGAGGTGCATTGCCTGA